TAGTTTAATTTATGTTGTAAGTAAGTCATCAAAGTTAGgaataataaacaatattagtaataaataactaaaGAATATCAACAATATGCCTATGACAACCTAATTAATAACTAATGATTAGTTTAATTTATGTTGTAAGTAAGTCATCAAAGTTAGgaataataaacaatattagtaataaataactaaaGAATATCAACAATATGCCTATGACAACCTACTGTACAAAGACAATCTTTTACAAAAAGAACAGTAACATTTTATTGAACACTTTGTGGAAGACATGTAAATATTACAGATAGGTCTACTAGTGTTGaaaaaggatgaaataaatacaaacgaAACATTAAATCCCATAGGgatatataaaaacatttgtttctttaaaagtatccatttagcaaaaaaaacatcttcagtACTAAGcataaatacaaacatgaaTCTAAAATCTATGCCCTATGGATTACCTGGTTATTAGGACTAACATACATACTTAAAATCATCCAAGACATTTAAATTCATGGTGTAGAAAATAGGCCATTTCATCATTAGCTGTGACCATTACTGTTAAAAGTTGGAAATTTGATGCATTGTCAAACCATTCTGCAGCATACTTCTCAAATCCTGAGTGAGACGGAGTTGGAAATAAAACATGGGGCTATGATCCGCTGTAAAGCCACTTTTTTATCATGACCAAGGGCTTCATGTCTTGTAGCTGCTTAAGCAAAAGATCAGCACCGTTTGAAAACGTTTTATCCATGACTATCTTCACATTGCTCACCGATTTGAGATTATGTGGATTTCTAAAGTCTACGAGTTTCTCACACCATCGGAAGTGATCACTGGTTTTAGTTCTCAGAGCAGTcctctgtttgtgtgtctgtcgTCTTTTGGACGGCAGCTCGCCGGAAGGCTTATCGTTCAGTTTCCGTTTGCAGGTGTGGGTCGACTCGGAGGTTTCCAAGAATTTCAGGAAAGAGTCCTCCAGTCCCAACGGTTTGAAAGACCCCGCCATGGCGTTCACGTCGTCTTCTGGGTCCTGGGCTACAGGGGTGCCAGGATTGGAGTTTTCCCTTGAGCTGCTAACAGTCATACGATTGCGAAGGGTTTGTATCCTCTGGGGACAAGCTGGTGTAGGATTAACAGGTTTTCTGGGACGCCCTCGTTTCACTCCGCCGTCCGTCCCGGTTGACGCTTGAGAATCTCCACTTTCGTCGTTGGAAAGCTTGCCGTCGTCTCGGCTCATTCTTTCGACTATCTCGTCTGCGCTCTGTTCAATGGATTTATCGTTCTCCTCCGACTCTGTCTCATCTGAGGACGTGCATGACGTGCCTTCTGATTTGTCCGCGTCTTTAAATCGGTACTTTTTGCAGAAAATGAACTGGCTCCTCTGGTCTTCGATGTATCTCTCCGTGAGGCCGTGAGTCACGTAATGcttgaaaatacttttttccgCTTCCTCGATCGTGTCACAGCCTATTAGCATGCACGGGTACTGCAATGGCCACTTCTTGGTGCACATGGCCGTTGCTTCGTCGTGGGTTTTAAGCGTAGGCTTCCCAAAATTGGTCCAATGTTCAATGGTCTTTCCGTCttttttcttgacatttttcttcttcattttgaatttgttttccacattttcttttccattgtTGATCGTGGTGAACAGCCCTATCGATCTATTCCTTCTTCCGTCAGTTGATCTCGGCTCATAAACATAGTCGTGCTTTTTTATCAGGTGGCGAAGAAGATTGGACTTTGTGGAATAAAAGCGCTCGCACCCTTCGTACTCGCACTTGAAGGTGGTGTCGACTGAGCCGCTCTCCGAGACGGCAATTTCTTTGTGGAAACTCTTGATGTGTTCAATGTACTTGTCCACTGAACTGAAAGGGAGCTCGCATTCGGGCCGATCGCAGGTGAAAGTTCCTATGGCCATGCAGGCCATCATTGACGTGGCTTTGTCACGGGTGAATTTGTGAAGCAAAAGGTAGTGTTGCACTAACCTCGTGACTCCCATGAACACCCGAGAGCAGTTTTTCACTTGACACCTGACTTCGTGACCTTTGCCTGTGATCATCTCATAGCTCTCTTGGCCATTTGGGACACTGCTCTTCTCCGGGCTGCATTCTTCTTTGCTTGGGGGCAGGGATGCTTGATGCATGGCCCGGTAGTGGAGGATCAAATTGTGCTGGATGGTAAAAGCAGCGGTGCAGCCTTCATGAACACAGCGATACGGTCTGTAGGGATTGAAAGCGTTGTCGGCGTCGCACATTTTGAGCCCGGTTCTTTTTTGAAGCTTTTTGTGGATTTCATCTTGGATGGGTGTGTTTTTGGAGCTGCTTGGTTTTTCTGGGGACGATGAAGCAGAACCAGGAGGAAGGTTGAACTTTGGTTCCCGAATTTTGCTGATTGTGTGAAGCTCTTTTGGTTTCATGAGACCACATTTCTCATTTAAACCAAAATTGCGTTGGACATCTGGGCACGTAGCCGCCACTGTCAGCTGCGCTTGGGACCTTTCAGGATCAGCCTGCATGCCCTCAACCAACGGCCTGTCATCTAAGGAGCTTTCAGCCGGGGGCAAACACGTGACAGTTGATGCTGCTTGTGAGAAGCCATCATTTACAAGATTTCCTGGTGAAACAATCTGAGGAGCTTCTGGATTGTTTGCATTGTCAGTTTGAGGTTGGATTTCAATGTCGAGGGGCTCTTGTTTGATGTACGGAAAGCTAGTTGTGGATTTTGTGACACCACTGGTGTCAGCGTCAGCCTCACTCGAAGGCAAAGAGTTCGATTGGACTAATTGCGGTCTAGTTCGAGCACTTATCTTATACTTTAGCGCTTCTGCCTTTGACAATCGATGGACCTTCTCATAGTGAATTCTCAAGCCTGTCGTTCTCGTAAAAGTTTTGGAGCAAATCTGGCAAGTGTACGGAGACAGTTTGGCGGGGCATCGTTTCAGTTCTTCAATCATACCGTTAGAGTAATcgtgcattttatttaaatgtctgAATAACGCCTCCTTCGTCATGAACGAGTATTCGCAATCTTCTCTGACACATTTAAAAGGTTTGGCTACTTTTGCTAAAACCTTGTCATCTTTCTTGCTTGGTGcgggtttgctttttttcagttcagaGGTTGTATCACAATGGGCGAGACTTGGCTCTAGGGACAGATTACCCCGCATCTTCTCTTGGGCAGCTTCAATTAAATCCAACCTTTGAAAGGCATTGGAGATTTCCATCAAGTGATCCTCCTGATGAGGTGGAGCAGGGGCAGTGTAAGCCGGCCCGGCTGCTTTCTCTTGTTGACTTCCAGGGGCAGTAGCAGCAGAGATGTTTGAAAAGTCAGTTATATTTGTATGTTgaggttcttttttcagtgcCATGGAAGAGTTCAAAGGGGTCAAGCTACTTGGTTCCTGCTGGAAATCACCATTTGACAAGTTAAAAATGGCTCCGTTAGTTTCCGGGACATGCGGGTCATTGAGAAAATCAAGAAAGGATGTGGGTAGATCGGCAGTCAGGTCAATTTCATCTAACGGCCGACACTGCGAGCGTTTGGACAGATGACCACCGAGGGACTTTGTGCTTGTGAACTCTCTGAAGCACCTCCGACAAATGACCTTGCCGTCCTTAATAATAGCTGGCCACTTGGTCCGCTTGCTTATCTTACTGCGTTTTCCCTTTTGGCCATCAGTATCCTCTTTCTCATCAGTAGCTTCACATTCCGTATTAGTACAGTCTGCTTCGAAATTAAAGTCAGTCTGGGCGGTACTGTGTGGGCTAAGCATGCCGTCCACAGCATTATCAGCATGTTCATATCCAGAAGCTGCcatgttttctgttttaattaatttcaCTGCAGCTTTTGATGTCTCTTGGGCTTCTGGGCTCAGACATTTCATAGAAACATCGACTGGTGAACTCTGAGTCATTGAGTTATCGCTCTGAGCAAACGGAGTGTGGTAACTTCCTTCGGGTAGACTATGAATTGTCGACATGCTGTCCCCATTATCCGACTGTCCTGCCACGCTGGTTTTCTTTCCATCCATTGGAACCCCCCTTCCATCGGAAGACATTAGCCCATACTGATTGACGCCATTGTGCATCTGCCCTCCGTTGTCGAGCATTAATGAACTGGATAAGTATTGAGACATCAAACTTGAATCTGAAGGAACGTTGGACCCAGGGGCTCCATGTAAAGCTGCCATCAAGTGCTCTCGCTCAGCTGGGAGTGAAGCCGTGGTTGGATAAGGATCAGGCTGCCAATGCATATAGTTGCGGGAGGGGCACTCATTCGCATTGAAGGCATCTGGGTAACAGCTGTTGAGTTGAGGTGAAGACCACGACTGGGGCATGTCGGGCTGACTGATTTCCTCTGTGTTGTTGGAGCTCCCCCAGGATGGGTACAGTGTAGGATTCACCATTGGAGTGATGGGCACAGGGTCCATTGAGGTGGGATAACACTGAGCAGGTGAGGTTGAACATCCCGCCGTGTAATCGATTTGCTCCATCCCGGGTTTGTTGCATAGAGGTCCGGGCGGATTTGGTGGTTGATTTGGCGGCTGGTTGTTACCGTTGGGAAACTGCCTGCGCACAGCGACTCCAGCTGGTGCCTTTTTTGCCGTGATCCTGGCCACTTTGTTGTACTTCTTGGCCAACTTCCAGTTCTCAAATATTTCAGGATGTTGCTTCTTCACGTGTCTCGACaaacttttgtttgtactgtaaGCCCTTGTGCACTCGTTTTGCGGGCAGCTATGTAGACCTTCCTCGTTGCTGGATACAGCGGAATTTCCTGAGGGATATCCCTGCAGTGAGGAAGGGATTTCTGTCTTAATTTGGCTCAGAGAAATCATTTCTGGTATCGCTTTGTGAAAGTCATCGGCTTGGATGTTATTTTGCTCGGCTGCTTGTTGACTCGCCAGGACATTAGTAGCACTCGGGACAGGGGGTGAGATCATTTTCGCTTGCTCTGCCATTGCCTGGTGTGCCTGCTGAGCCTCCAGTGCTCCTTTCAAGTCAGCTGGCGCTGAGCTGGGGTTTGTTAGTGGAGTGTAGCATTTGTCTGGGTCTTTCAGTTCAACATGTGCCACAGAATTTAACATGTTTTCAATCGAATGTTTCACTCGAACAGGAATGAGGTCTTTAGAAACTTCTGGGGAGCTGCATGGGGACGCGTTTGCCTTTGATGCTTCTTTCATAAATGCGTCGGAATTATTGGTGTCAAGGCAAACAGCAGCAGATTGCATGTCTGCCTGACATGGAATATTCTCCTGTGGCAGTTCGACTTTGGAAAAGACAGGAGTGCTCTCGTTTACGACTACCACGTTGTTGACCGCATTGTTGGTGTTGTGAATCTGTTGGTGAGATAAGAACTGACCCTGCGAGTAGAATATTTTGCCGCAGTCATCTGTCGGGCAGGTGTAGGTGAGATAATGCTGAGCTTCGTGATCGTACAAAAGGTAGGCCTCGCTAAAAATCTGCCCACAGTTTGGAAACATACACTGGGCCTTAAACTCTGAGTGTGTTTTCCTATGCATGAGAAGTTCTGAATTGGAATTAAAGTTGGCCTTGCAACCCAATTGTATGCATATGTATGGTTTGCTACCACAATGCATCTGCAAATGATCATTAAGATGTTGAACATTAACAAACTGCCGCCTACAATACTGGCACAccactttttgtttctgtatttCCAAAAACCTCGTGGCCTCTTCGTCGTCTTTGTGTGACCTAACATGAGCCATGAGGTTGCGGAAAAACTTGAAGGCTTTGGAACAATTTTTAACAGGACAGAAGCAATCTTGACTTATTTGCGTGACGGGCGTCATTTGGTCTACCTTCACTGGTTGGATACTGGTTTGTGAGTCGCTACTGACGGGACTGTTCATCGTTGAAGGAACGCATTTGAAAGTTTTGGATGGACTTTTAGGAGACTGCGGTAGTTTTATCCCCTTTCTAACCGTTTTCATTGCAGCAAGCCGCTCTTTACACGACTGCTTGACGTGTGACGCTACATGTGGCTCTAAAACTTCTTTACTTTCAAAGCTGTCTGCACAAATAGGACATAGATACACCCCGTCTTTAAAATGCTTCTGAGCGTGCCGAACTATTCTGTGACCCAAGAACTCCTTGTCACACAGAACACAATACTGCATGTAGGCTCGCCAATTTCGAAAGCGAGCCGATACGAATCCTTGCTCGCGGAGTTTCTTGGCTTCtcggtttttttctttttcgtcTGTGATTTCATTGAGTTCGTTTGTAGTGGTTAACAGGAAGTCCTCCAGGTCTCTATACTCCGGGAGTTTTGCTTGTGTACTTTCCACCTCTTGTTCGTCCGTGTCATTGAGCGTGTCAATGGATGACACGATAGCCGCTTCCTCGCCCATCAGTGCCAAGCAATTGCATTTCAATGTTTTCCAGTCCCAGAACTCTGGATCAAAAGGCCACTGTGTCTTCAAGGCCAGCAGTAATTCACAGCGTAAGGAATTGGGCACCGGCAGACTCCCGTCCTCCTCGGGCTTTTGATCCGGTTCGTTGTACAGTGACTCTACAGCGTAGTAGGAGTCAACAGTAGGTTGGAGGAGGAATTCAGTCAGCTGACATGCACGCTTCACTTCGAGATCAGTCGGCAAGATGCAGGAAATAGTCTTGCAGATTGTGGATTTGCTATCCGTATGGTCACTTGAGGTCATTTTTAGAGCCTGAATGCACATTTCCACACAAACTGGAAGCCCCACTTCTCCAACCTGGACACAaaccagaaaacaaaacaattgttgAGGCTCGTTGACATCAGTTCACTTGcttgattggatttgtctatCTGTTACCTCGTTCTGGATGACTTTGATAAGGAATAAAATGTGACAGACACTCCTGCAGAGAAGAGCCATCTCTTTACTGTGGCTAAGGAACGAGTCGGCCGAAGACTCCAAACGCATGAGTAGCTTACTCCAGAACAGCGTCAGTTCCCTGCAAAATAAAGATCACCAATGACGTCGTCAAGCATGACAATCTAGTGGAAGCAAAACAtggacagacacacactggTGTCCTCTAAAGGTGCGCATACAATGTGAAAAATTGACAGTCAATATTTGATCAACTAATAGAAAATATCTGGATCTGCTAGCGACAGTGTTTATACGGATTCTTTCAGGTTCTCTGAATAAAAAATCTCCCTCAAGTGAATTCTAAACAAATTCTAAACAAGTACTTTACTAAGAGCTTGGACGGGATTCTTTCCAAACAAACAGCCACACTTACCAGGCACAATAAACGTCTCCTTGAAGAAGTTGTCGCTTGAGAAAGGCAGAACATAAGCACTGCGCTCCTTTCTCGTCTCCTTCAGACTCCAAGTTACAGATCATTTCCAGAGCATCTTTGCAGTCTATTGATGATATCTATAAAGAGCagagaaaacacaattttaggTGGGATCAATCAGCAACACACTAATATAATGAATTCTTTTCCTCAGGCCCctcgtggattttttttttttggtatcaaATGACATGGAAACCCAACGGCAGTAAAAAAGTGTGATAGTGGGAACTGCAGactaatcaaaacacaaaatactagTTGACATGCTTCTTACCTCTTCCATGAGCTGCTCCTGACTTTTGCTCATGCAAATACAGAGCAAGTAGGTTTGTTTGAAGTTCCCTTTTCCTTCATATCCTGGATACTCCGAGCACATCTTTGCAAGGGCAGCGGCTTTATCAACACTCTCCACTTTGATAAGGTGCTTTATGCGCATGCTGAGAAGTGTGGGGCCCTCCAACTCGAGATACTCGTGAACTAAAGAATaggaaagaagaaaggtgagCGACGACATATGGAAAACATATAAGACCTAATGAGTGTGGTGAGGGCAAGAACCTTGCTCAGTTTGAGGGGTGGTGTTGGACAAGATGCTGCTGAGTGTGGTGTTGGACCAGATGCCATCTTGCTGTGCCAGAGCAAAAAGTGGCCGAAGCTGTGCACTCCCACTTTCTTGCAAAAGGCTGTGTGCCAACTGTAACAGAAGGCAAATGAATGTGTAATTTACTTTTTGgcattttcacaaaaataaGATATCTATCTATGTGCAGTCTCTAGGTCGAGCTCAACTCAATAAGTAACTTCGACACAAAATATCCAAGAAGCTCACCAAGGCTGGGTATACTGACCTTCATGGAGGACTTAAACTCCTCCCATAAGGCACCTGGGATGTGCTGGGGCAGTAAGAGCACCAGCTCCGCACAGCTCCTGCGAATTCAAACATTCAGAAAACAAATAACGTTTACAAGGACAGCCATCCATTACGAAGGGTAAACAGAAAATATGGAGTGATAACATGaatcagcatgtgtgtgtattggcGATACACACTTAATGTGTTAGTTACAAATTTAAACTCGCAGTGCAtgtctacattgctgaaaacAATCACAAAAAATTGGTTCATGACTAAAGAACAGGTCTCATCAATTTGCAACGTGCAAACTTAGGCCTGTGGCGAGTGAGTGTATGTTGTCATCTGTTGTGTGCAAGAGTGTGTAAATTCAGTGCTACTTTGCATATTATTTCACGCTCCCTGCCAACATTTTCATGTGGATTTTGGCACGTTTATCTAAGTGCATCCACGACAAGGTCTTCGTCAAACAGGTCGTTTGTTAAGCGCTTTTTGAATAATAATCCACTGTCCAACATACAtgttctaatattttggttaCCTTATTTAACCCCATTGCgaagtcaaaatatttgactaTCACTACTACTGCAAAAGTGTCAATAATTTCAAAACAGCACCATTGTAAAGGCTCCGTTATTGATACGGCTCTTGTATTGGATTTCACTGAATAGTGAATGTGTGCATGTTAGTGTGATAAAATCAATGAAGAGCGTTTCCACGGCTCATACGTACAATGTTAACTTTTCAAGTAGGAGtggcacattttcacattcgGAGGAGAGACAGGAGGCGGCGTTGGCGAAGCTGAGGATGGCCACTGTGTAAACCTCCAGCAAAGGCAGTGGATCCTCGTCGGTTTTCCAACGGCCGGCATAATCCACCAGGGCCTGACCGGGAAAAACACAAGACAGTCAGTACAAAGCTAGCCATCTCCAGCGGAAAAGAAAGTGCGTGAAAAGTCATGTTGATCTTAGCAGATGATTCATCACTGTTGATCAGAGAGGTGCCCAGTTTTTAAACTATATTTTGTGCATTTCTTATCACACTTCCTTTGTAGATGGAAAATATTATGAAAAAACAAGATCCGTTTTACAATGATCCATTTTTACAGGAACAGTAAGAAATGGTGGGATGAATTGTGGTTCTGTACaataatacacacacagacatattTGTGCCACATGAGTTgttcaacaaaacaattgtgtttttttctagcgtttgaaagaaaattgcAACAGAATAATTTCAGTTATAAGAAAATTTGAAACCTTATTGTACCCTTTTCCCTTACATTTGCATTCTAAAACTGTGTAGAGTAGAAACATATGGTCAGAGACAACCACAATGTATCCCACTTGGCAACTACCAATTGTAACTTGTAAATTGAGTATTTGCGGCGTAACAATCGCATTTTTGACTGTTTTCCCCTCAGAAGAATTTtagacaatataaaaaaataacacgcTATGTTTATGCAAAACCTTTCTGTTTTAACATTAAAATTTGTTGCTAAGAAGCAATCTTACAAATGACTGAAAAGATCAACCCTTTCATAAAGAAccatattcattcattttaatttgtgatTAGTACATTTATctgcaagaataaaaataaatattgaagaGTGATTGGAATTGATTCTACTCTTTAATTATCAGTTGATATAATGCAAAAGAAATATACAGACATTATAATAACACGATCACAAAAAAAGCTACCGTTTAACAATATGATTGCAATTTGCTACCAATGGTAGCTGTATTTTTAATTAGTTAGGAATTGGTTAAGTGTAGTTTATCTAAAAGAGCATAGAATGTGATACATCCGAAATGGAGTTGAACAGAAATAAATCAGATTGCATGCACTTTTCAACCCACCCCATTTCAATGTTACAAAAATCATCAACATTATGCACATTTATGTGCACGCGAAAGTAGCACAAGGCCTGATAGAACCGTCTACTTCATTTTGACGTAAAACGACTCTTTCATTCTTTTCCCCCACTGTTTGGAAACACAACTCCTTGCCATTAGGTACACACAGGCCGAGCTGCACTCGCCCTTTCACACAAAGAACTTTGTTGTAAGTTGCAGGAAATCCTCAATGGGAGTCCCATCTTTGTTAGTTACCTTGCAATCAGATATCGATCGAACGGCAAGGCTATCGAACACACGAGCAGATGATATTTATGTGGTcgtggcaaataaataaaagaagggTGGGAGAGTAATGGAGTCGACTGACCACAGCCGCACATTTGCTACGTAAAATACCTTCTAGCTGCAGTCACATCTCTTGCTAATCTGCCTACTTTCAATGAGTATTTCATCTGGTGTGATTAGCTGGgtaaaaatgaatgcataGGGCCTAAGCTAACACCTTGGCAACACATAATTGATTTTTCCTGCCTCACAAAAGTAGCCCACATCCCCCCAAGCGATCAAAATGCTCACGCAAGCGACAGTGCGCGAGGTGCTGTGTTTATGACGGCTCGATTACACATCTGTTACAAATGTAATAAGCTATAACGAAGCTCTCGCTAACGCAgctatccatttttttcccacagcaTGACCACTGCACAGGATAGTGGGACCCTGCATACCAGCTAGCAGCATTGATCTCCTGCTAGCAATCTGGCCTGGAAAAACGCGATCACAGTCGGCGCACATGAGCGCGACTTTCAGCCACCAAAATGGCTGGTCTTCATGCAGAATGATCGGAGTGAAACATTCCCGGAGAAAGGGCGGAAAAGCACGCAGGCCTCCCACTCTTGGTCCCCATCTCGGGGGTAGCAGCAAGCTAACAGTGCGGCTAGCGCCTTTAGCTACATTGTTGTAGCCGATGTAAACGGGCATCCTCGGCCAGGAAGGCACAGAAGGGACACAGCGAACGGAGCTAGCTGGGGGATGATCGGGCTAACCTGGCAAAACTCCTGGCAGAAAATCAGCGAGGCTTCCAGCGGCGACTTTGTGCTCTCCCTCAGGGCCGCGGTCAAGCCGTGGAAGCGGCCGCGGAGATCGTCGTTCGCTTTCCGTGTGTCATATTCCCTCTCCGTCTCCCCCTCCGCCATCTTCACAACAATCACGACCGCGTAGCGCGTACGCACGCACAGATGTTACGCTGCCAGAATggcacacgcacgtgcacgtaagggtgggggagggaggtggggggaggaggggggaggggtcgCTAGTGGGTGGGTCGGAGTCTGTATCAATTGgtggagagtgtgtgtgtgtgtgtgtgtgtgtgtgtgggggggggggggggggggggtaaataTGCTCGTCTCACAtggacgcacacacgcactagaatgtaaacaaagcGTTCGCGACCTTTTAAGAGCAGAGGTGGTGAAGTCTCTTTCATTCAGTATGCCCTCCTGCATTTAAGggcgaaaaaaaaacatcatgcaATGATTGCACACACGTTTAAATCGTATGTAGTCCTTCATAAAAGCGTACTATCTTCCTTATgatgacatttgcaaacatcagCACATCTACTGCGAAAATAAATTTTAATATATTATGAATAACCTGTCAAAAAGTAGATCGACCAGTGGAGTTTATTTCAGGATCaggtgtttatattttttagatttatCTTAGTTTAAtaaccattttgaaaaaaaaaaaaatcactttgttttgataatccacatttcatttatttatttttttcacatttatctGCCAAACAGAATCACTGCACATAACACAAAGCTCACCAACCACTATTTATCAATGTTACATAAACACCAACATTACATACACTGATGACAACATAAATTGTGAGTTCACATTGTTGGAGTACATGACACATCACAGACAAAGGAGCAAAATATGACTTGGCAAGCAGCACGAGAGCATGCCTTCCTAAATAGAGTAAAACGTGTGCACAGAACATGAAACACGCTGCCGTAGAGCAAAACCGGTCCACTCATCTCCGTTTTCCATCAATCAGATCTTGTGATATATGCAGGTGCCGCAATAGCAGCCTGTGTGGTTTCTCACCACAAAGTTTCTCACTTTTACctgtaaacaaatgaaaaaaatgaagtcaatCTGATGGTTGATTGCTTGATGACCAATGCAGGATTTAACTTGTCTCGTGCTAATCGAGTAAGAAATCTTTCTACTTTAAACGATGAATATCTTTCCAATTAAACTGATACGATACGATAAGTCCCATCTTGCACAGTTTATTACCTCATGGCTGCTGCTCGCTGTGCAACACGCTGCCTCTGAAGTGATATTCTTCGGGTTCATCATAAATTTCTTGACCCGGAGAGGTGTCGGGTAAGCCCTCGAGAAGCAGCAACCCTGACACTGAAAGATTGGCTGGTCCCGTGAGAAAACTTTGCTCTTTTTCAGCGTGCACTCCTCACATCCTACTGTATAAGAAGGTAAGCAATGTCAGAAGGTTTCTTTTTGCAATAAATCCAATCTTACCAATCACAAtctttgtctctttttttgttgttgttgttgaaagaAACAAGTTACAACTTACTGTGTGAAAAGTCCAAGTCGGGATAAGAATTGGTAATATAGAGAAGAGTCGCCAATAAGAAAATAAGTGGTCCAACTGATTTCACCGATCCCATTATGGTTGCAGTGGTTTCCTAATTGCACAAAGACAAATACGTTTAATATATCCAGTCCATTTCTAGTTTCTGTCTTGTTCAGGATCACAGTGTAGATACTGCAATTATCCTACCTTTCTTGTTGTTGACGTTTTCCCTGTGAAGTGTCTCTGCTCAGGACGACTTTCCGATAAAGAGCCGTCCCTCGAAAGCAGCTTTATACCTGTGTGCCTGTT
Above is a genomic segment from Syngnathus acus chromosome 22, fSynAcu1.2, whole genome shotgun sequence containing:
- the cga gene encoding glycoprotein hormones alpha chain gives rise to the protein MENRHTGIKLLSRDGSLSESRPEQRHFTGKTSTTRKETTATIMGSVKSVGPLIFLLATLLYITNSYPDLDFSHIGCEECTLKKSKVFSRDQPIFQCQGCCFSRAYPTPLRVKKFMMNPKNITSEAACCTASSSHEVKVRNFVVRNHTGCYCGTCIYHKI
- the znf292a gene encoding zinc finger protein 292a; the protein is MAEGETEREYDTRKANDDLRGRFHGLTAALRESTKSPLEASLIFCQEFCQALVDYAGRWKTDEDPLPLLEVYTVAILSFANAASCLSSECENVPLLLEKLTLSCAELVLLLPQHIPGALWEEFKSSMKLAHSLLQESGSAQLRPLFALAQQDGIWSNTTLSSILSNTTPQTEQVHEYLELEGPTLLSMRIKHLIKVESVDKAAALAKMCSEYPGYEGKGNFKQTYLLCICMSKSQEQLMEEISSIDCKDALEMICNLESEGDEKGAQCLCSAFLKRQLLQGDVYCAWELTLFWSKLLMRLESSADSFLSHSKEMALLCRSVCHILFLIKVIQNEVGEVGLPVCVEMCIQALKMTSSDHTDSKSTICKTISCILPTDLEVKRACQLTEFLLQPTVDSYYAVESLYNEPDQKPEEDGSLPVPNSLRCELLLALKTQWPFDPEFWDWKTLKCNCLALMGEEAAIVSSIDTLNDTDEQEVESTQAKLPEYRDLEDFLLTTTNELNEITDEKEKNREAKKLREQGFVSARFRNWRAYMQYCVLCDKEFLGHRIVRHAQKHFKDGVYLCPICADSFESKEVLEPHVASHVKQSCKERLAAMKTVRKGIKLPQSPKSPSKTFKCVPSTMNSPVSSDSQTSIQPVKVDQMTPVTQISQDCFCPVKNCSKAFKFFRNLMAHVRSHKDDEEATRFLEIQKQKVVCQYCRRQFVNVQHLNDHLQMHCGSKPYICIQLGCKANFNSNSELLMHRKTHSEFKAQCMFPNCGQIFSEAYLLYDHEAQHYLTYTCPTDDCGKIFYSQGQFLSHQQIHNTNNAVNNVVVVNESTPVFSKVELPQENIPCQADMQSAAVCLDTNNSDAFMKEASKANASPCSSPEVSKDLIPVRVKHSIENMLNSVAHVELKDPDKCYTPLTNPSSAPADLKGALEAQQAHQAMAEQAKMISPPVPSATNVLASQQAAEQNNIQADDFHKAIPEMISLSQIKTEIPSSLQGYPSGNSAVSSNEEGLHSCPQNECTRAYSTNKSLSRHVKKQHPEIFENWKLAKKYNKVARITAKKAPAGVAVRRQFPNGNNQPPNQPPNPPGPLCNKPGMEQIDYTAGCSTSPAQCYPTSMDPVPITPMVNPTLYPSWGSSNNTEEISQPDMPQSWSSPQLNSCYPDAFNANECPSRNYMHWQPDPYPTTASLPAEREHLMAALHGAPGSNVPSDSSLMSQYLSSSLMLDNGGQMHNGVNQYGLMSSDGRGVPMDGKKTSVAGQSDNGDSMSTIHSLPEGSYHTPFAQSDNSMTQSSPVDVSMKCLSPEAQETSKAAVKLIKTENMAASGYEHADNAVDGMLSPHSTAQTDFNFEADCTNTECEATDEKEDTDGQKGKRSKISKRTKWPAIIKDGKVICRRCFREFTSTKSLGGHLSKRSQCRPLDEIDLTADLPTSFLDFLNDPHVPETNGAIFNLSNGDFQQEPSSLTPLNSSMALKKEPQHTNITDFSNISAATAPGSQQEKAAGPAYTAPAPPHQEDHLMEISNAFQRLDLIEAAQEKMRGNLSLEPSLAHCDTTSELKKSKPAPSKKDDKVLAKVAKPFKCVREDCEYSFMTKEALFRHLNKMHDYSNGMIEELKRCPAKLSPYTCQICSKTFTRTTGLRIHYEKVHRLSKAEALKYKISARTRPQLVQSNSLPSSEADADTSGVTKSTTSFPYIKQEPLDIEIQPQTDNANNPEAPQIVSPGNLVNDGFSQAASTVTCLPPAESSLDDRPLVEGMQADPERSQAQLTVAATCPDVQRNFGLNEKCGLMKPKELHTISKIREPKFNLPPGSASSSPEKPSSSKNTPIQDEIHKKLQKRTGLKMCDADNAFNPYRPYRCVHEGCTAAFTIQHNLILHYRAMHQASLPPSKEECSPEKSSVPNGQESYEMITGKGHEVRCQVKNCSRVFMGVTRLVQHYLLLHKFTRDKATSMMACMAIGTFTCDRPECELPFSSVDKYIEHIKSFHKEIAVSESGSVDTTFKCEYEGCERFYSTKSNLLRHLIKKHDYVYEPRSTDGRRNRSIGLFTTINNGKENVENKFKMKKKNVKKKDGKTIEHWTNFGKPTLKTHDEATAMCTKKWPLQYPCMLIGCDTIEEAEKSIFKHYVTHGLTERYIEDQRSQFIFCKKYRFKDADKSEGTSCTSSDETESEENDKSIEQSADEIVERMSRDDGKLSNDESGDSQASTGTDGGVKRGRPRKPVNPTPACPQRIQTLRNRMTVSSSRENSNPGTPVAQDPEDDVNAMAGSFKPLGLEDSFLKFLETSESTHTCKRKLNDKPSGELPSKRRQTHKQRTALRTKTSDHFRWCEKLVDFRNPHNLKSVSNVKIVMDKTFSNGADLLLKQLQDMKPLVMIKKWLYSGS